From a region of the Lactuca sativa cultivar Salinas chromosome 4, Lsat_Salinas_v11, whole genome shotgun sequence genome:
- the LOC111875889 gene encoding uncharacterized protein LOC111875889, giving the protein MEDFNKFNSKACDWLKKIPPKHWARAHISGRAHTDILLNNLCEVFNSKLLDARDKPIITCLEYIREYLMKRICIVQNVIDKSQGPLTPTATKLLDGVKKDASQYTCIFNGAEKTQVTGTMGEQFVVNWRDRNCSCRHTEITGIPCSHLVSAIWDKVEHGAKNVPPLEEWVHPCYRLSTWNEMYKYKVQPINGRSMWPKSDCPTTLTPPKHTKQVGRPKKKRKRAQTEEPNNQGKSLTRKFLTVTCSKCKNKGHNSRSCKGQGGKTEVRNVVVGGKKLSKAKKQGDGKKEKPKMKEKTKLKDKSKMKEKV; this is encoded by the exons ATGGAAGATTTTAACAAGTTCAATTCAAAGGCATGTGATTGGTTAAAGAAAATTCCACCCAAACATTGGGCCAGAGCACATATTTCAG GAAGAGCACATACAGATATTTTGTTGAATAATTTATGTGAAGTTTTCAACTCAAAGTTGTTAGATGCTCGAGACAAACCTATAATTACATGTTTAGAATATATTAGGGAATACTTAATGAAACGAATTTGTATTGTGCAAAATGTGATAGATAAGTCTCAAGGGCCTCTTACCCCAACAGCCACAAAACTTTTAGATGGAGTTAAGAAAGATGCTTCTCAATACACTTGCATATTTAATGGTGCTGAGAAGACTCAAGTTACTGGGACAATGGGGGAACAATTTGTGGTTAATTGGAGGGACAGGAACTGTAGTTGCAGGCATACAGAGATCACTGGGATACCATGCTCTCATCTTGTTAGTGCCATTTGGGATAAGGTTGAGCATGGGGCAAAAAATGTCCCACCTCTTGAGGAGTGGGTACATCCATGTTATAGGTTAAGCACATGGAATGAAATGTACAAGTACAAAGTTCAACCAATCAATGGAAGAAGTATGTGGCCAAAGTCAGATTGCCCCACAACACTAACACCCCCCAAACATACTAAACAG GTGGGGAGACCAAAAAAGAAGAGAAAGAGAGCTCAAACTGAAGAACCAAATAATCAAGGTAAAAGTTTGACCAGGAAGTTCCTTACAGTTACTTGTAGCAAATGCAAGAACAAGGGTCACAACTCTAGGAGTTGCAAGGGACAAGGGGGAAAAACTGAAGTTAGAAATGTGGTGGTAGGGGGCAAGAAGCTTAGCAA